In the genome of Arachis stenosperma cultivar V10309 chromosome 6, arast.V10309.gnm1.PFL2, whole genome shotgun sequence, the window GTACCTGACACCATTGTCATCAACACCGGTGATGTTCTTCACATGTTATCCAATGCAAGATTCAAATCAGCACTTCACAAAGTTTCAGTCAACAACGTTAAGCATAGGTACTCCATGGTCTATTTTTATCGGCCCACCATGGATCAAGTGGTTTCTCCTTTGGTTTCGAAGAATAACTCTGATGAGGAACCTCGTTTTCGTGCGTTGACTTTCAAGGAGTATGTTGGAATTAAGGACAAGTATCTTGACAAAGCCTTGTCAATTGTTAGCGTCAAAGAAGATTAAAGAGCGGGTGAAGATAACTGCATatgaattttcattttaaaagaGACGATTATTATTACTAGAGCTAATGCTATTACCTTGTTTtatgttcctttaatttttttttttttaatgttaatGTTGTTTGTGTTTGGATGAGATGAAATAAAGATATGCTCTTATCGTGTCCCTAAAAcaataaatttgaaattatgTATCTAATCTTATTTgtgtttgtttatttatttttgaaagtATTGGCAATttctaagaaataaaaaaatgtaatacTATCTTTTAAccatttattttcgaaaataaatccTAATATTAAAACAAACAGATTAAAATTGTAAAACATCAACTTTTTCTAAAAtgttttattataattttttttaaaatattatttgtacactaaaattatcAGCTATTAAAATCAGTCACCAATGTatttatttgtgtataaatacatgtatggtttaatttattttcaatatatatttgtattttaacatatattttatactgataacTGATTTTCGTACgtgactgattttagtgtacatataatattactcaattttttttaaaagcttataaatttatcatgaacttttttaagaattatttacttagtattttattattttggagACTTATAAATCTATTAcaaaattttcataattttattaccctttatttatttatttattttgaacaGATGCTACTGCACAGAACACTCCAATTAGTGTGACGTATTTTGTTAACACATTTTTCAAAACATCACATATTCATTATAACCTACccgaaaaaaattatttgtgtattttcttgaaaaacaataaaaatcaatttaaatcgaccaaaatttacttttttatgttcattaattatcattaaaataaataaataatattaaattattttaaattattgtcaCTCTAACCTTATCGGTAGAATTTCTGCCATGCAACTATGCAAGCCATTGGCATCAGTGGGTTCTTTATCctttatcaataattaattacttGAGTTGACTATACTACTATATAAGctaattaaatacaataaatgTCTCATTAATTTTTTCGATTCTCATATTTCAATTACGATAATATCAAAGAGATAAAAAAATCCgttcaaatatttaaaattattttatttaatatttatttattataaaatatattaaataaaactaaaaaaaattaataattttttactaatatatttttgttatcaAACATTCTTAATTTTTCATTATTGCTTTTGGTTGCAATTACTACTATACTTTGCGTGTAGTAAATTGAGGCATTCATAATGtgaaaaagaacaaaataatttatgaaaaaattcaATTAGTCTTGTATTAATATACACAATAATATTcgagagacaaaaaaaaattattttttacatttaaacaattttaatatttaaattcatCCAAGTGATTTTGAGTCACGcgcttcttttttttcactttctcttcttccatcctctttcttcttcttctttcaaataCACGCATGcattgttctttttcttcatcctTAATATTacgtcttctttttttttattatttttcactttcatTACCGCCGtcaccaacaccaccaccactacactgtcacctcctcctcctcttcctctttctcaatctttcttcttcttttctcatTGAAAGTTtttctcctcctttcttttcatcatcatcatcatcatcatcatcatcatcatcatcatcatcatcatcattgttgttgttgtcttcTTCTTATAGATATCGTAGTTATCGTTATCGTCgttattgttattgtttaatttttgcTATGTTGATGATGTTGTCTGATCCgaaattgattttgaatgtTTTTTTGTTCACGATTGAGCCTTGTTTGTGTGCTTATTTTAGAACTAAGTTTATGTGTCGCAATCATTATATAATTTCGGTTTATTTCTGAATTAATTATGCCGCAATTGTTatgtaatttcggttcatttccGAGTTAATTGTATCTCAATCTATTatataatttcggttcatttctgaGTTAATTGTGTCGCAATCATTATATAAGTTCGGTTCATTATTTCTGAATTAAGGTGCATTTGGATTCGTTGTCCtgcacaattcaaaactctttctcctcttcctcctcatctctattgcttcttcttcttctttttcatcattttcttcttcatcttcatcttatccttcttttttcattttcttgtagtTCTTCTTATTTCACTCttttaaaaggaataaaatcaagaaaattaaaagagaagaaaatatcaaacaaaaaagaagaaaaaatatattaaccTTATCTAATCCGAAATTAATTTTGGAtgtatttttttcataattcaGTCTTATTTGTGTGCTTGTTTTCGAACTGAATTTATGTGTCACAGTCATTATATAATTTCGGTTCGTTCCTGAGTTACTTTTGTCATAATTATTGTGTAATTTTGAttcattttttagttaattGTGTCGCAATTCATTATGTAATTTCGATTTATTTCTGAGTGAATTAAGGTGCATTTGGACTCGTTATCCtgcacaattcaaaactctttctccatatttttctttttcatctttttcttttccatctttaccttcttatttcattttctcaaaattcttttttattctatATTGAGATCAGaggaataaaactaagaaaaataaaaaaatatcaaacaaaaaagaagaagaaatatactAATGACGTTGTCTgatccaaaattaattttaaatgtgTCTTTGTTCATGATTCAGTCTTGTTTGTGTGCTTGTTTTCGAACTGAGTTTATGTGTCGCAATCATTATGGTAAATTTTGATTCATTTCTGAGTTAATTGTGACGCAATTATTATGTTATTTCGATTCATTTCTGAGTTAATTATATCGTAATCTATTATGTAAttatttcggttcatttctgaGTGAATTAAGGTGCATTTGGACTCGTTATCCtgcacaattcaaaactctattcttcctcctcatcttctacttcttcttcttcttcttcttctttttcatctttttttacttcatcttttccttcttattttattttttcaaaattctttttgatTTACTCAAATTTAACACCATTTCTAAATTCATGtgttaaatttgaatttagttCTTGGACAAGACTTTagaaaattagtaaaattaaataaaaaatataataagaaataatgaatacaatgaatattttttaagtattcTACAAAGGCAGAAAAAAAAGTATTTCATTAACCTTCACAAtcccaaaaaataaaatctctCAAATAGTtctgatataaattataaatttaatataaaataccaTGAATAATATATTCCTTTTTTCTAGAAGGCCTTTTTTATAATCTTTTTTTCTATTGTAGCTAAATTCTCCTCAGTTGAACTTGGAATTTCCATGCAAAAATCTCTAAGTTCATGTTaaaaatcttttattattaCCATCCATTGCTTCAACTTGGAATTCCAATGCAAAAATCTCTAAGTTCATGTTaaaaatcttttattattaCCATCCATTGCTTTAATTTGCAGATTCTTTATCATTGTTCTctgcttctctttctttttgaattaattatGTCGCAATCATTATGtaattttggtttatttctAAGTTAATTATGTCGCAATCATTAtataattttggtttatttctGAGTGAATTAAGGTGCATTCGAACTCGTTGTCCTGtacaattcaaaactctttctccTCACCTTTTACTGCaatagcaacaacaacaaaagaattacaatgaaaaaaaaaaacacgcgaagaaggaaaaagagaaggagaagaaggagaaggaggagaaaCAACTATTTGTTAAAATTGCTTCTATTTATTTGatgttttttttccttttttttttaaaatagagaaaacaaaagaaaataaataattgaataaaaatgagaaaaaaaaagagaagaggaggaaaaaaatagaatttaaggtttttttttagtttatgtgttcatcatcaaagaagaaaataagaaaatgtTGAATTATTTAGATATTTTCATCCACAAAATTCTgtgttttcttttaaaaaattttatttttttctaaacgTTGTTACAAAGGTGAAGAGAAcgaggaaaaacaaaaaagcaatagaatttttgtgtttttgtttacaaatttttatactttttttttaaaattatatatttatcattaaagcagaaaaaaaagatgtaaaattttatatttttatttacaaatttatttttcaaaaaaattgtgtatttttaatatttgttaaaaacatttttcctaaaattaaaaataaaaaattaaaaaatttatgaaattgaatataaaaatttgtgaaaataaacataaaataattacaTAGACAAAATATGAACTACATTACTTTACTTAGAATTACACCCATATATATTCACATCACTATAAGAGTTGGCTTACAATGAATTCGTTCAATCAATAAATTTCGAACACTTTATTATCAGACACACATACATACATACtttattgataaaataatatcaTAATTAACTATAAATCATATACACACACAAATGCCATAATATAATAGCATGCatcataaacaaacaaacaaacaaacaataaCGAAATTAAAGAGCAGCAAATTCATCAAGTGCATTCTCATTGAGATTTGAAACAAAGAATTTGATGTAGTCTCCATAAGTGAATGGGTGATAACGTAAGGGATGAGTGTTGCCATCAATCAACTCAGGTGGCACCTCAATCTTGGCTTCATCCTTAGGCATTGTAAACACTCCAAATGAGTATCTTTCTTTGTCTCCTTTCATTCTCACTCTATGTCTAACCGCATGTAATCTACCATTGCTCCATGCCTATACAcaacaaattaaataagaatcattatcattcataatcattctATTTAGTTACTATAGACATAGAGCATGAGCATAATTATTTGACCAAAATTAGTTGTTAGTGCTAAATAAAAGATTGTTCCATTATCATTATTCTTTGCAAGATAATGGCACCCACAATTTAAAACCATGATTAAAAGACAGCATAATAccctaaaaattttaatatatatgtttAAGGTTAAATTACtgaaattaattatatgtagTTTAATTTATATGTACTCTAAATTCTAATAATATGTAATGTGACCCATGAGAAATATCAAATGGTACAAATAAGATATTTTCTTAACTTCATTTTCCCAAAACTATATTCTTctactattaaaaaattatctatatAAAAAACACATGCATCATGTATATGCAAAAGAATAGTTTTGGAATAGAAAATTAacggattttttttttcatcatttaaCGAATTTAGGGCATCAAatcaactaattttaaaaatagcaATGCTACATGCATGGGCGAAGCCTCTTATGTGAGTCTCAAGGGGGGTAATACTCCCCTAAACTTCAACTTTTTCTTATAAACTGTATATAAATTTAGTTTTGTATGTcttcattaaaatttttattttaatctttttatattcaaaaattaCACTTTGGCTccactccaaattttatgctaGCTTCGTTGCCAGTTACATGACcgacaaatattattattttaggtcaacttagtcaataataatttatatttatatttataaaaatttatacacaaaaatatataatttatatttatatttatcagaatttacaaatataaattaacaccgtttgtatttatatttatcaaaaattgtatatataataaaataataaattttatttgttaaaaacaATTTAATATTTGTACCGATCAAATACtgattaaaattattgaaaatgGCTAATACCCAAAAAagtctatttaaaaatttaagataaaacaTGCACATAAGATGAAGTTCAAAGCCATTATTTacatttttcattgtttttatgATCCATGGTTACATATAATTGGTAAAATTATTATCTCATAAAATCTATTATCTCATAAAATCACTTATCTCTAGAGTTTAATTCGTTAAATAGATCgcataaataattatatgtttaacatattttttttgtctaatTGTCTCTTTTAATTTAGGCTTTAATTATGAAATTTGTATACGCATTTacctttttttttagttttgtcTTATATTAAAATACTCTTTTTGAGATAACAAGGATCAAATTTTAGAACGATCATTGatcaaaaacattttttttcatatcaaaaaattatttattctaaaaatttaatttaaattgtcAGAAAAagacatatatttatatatatctctatcaaattaattaacatGCTATATATAAGTAGAtagaggtatatatatatataccttcaATATGTCACCAACAACGACCACATAGGCATTTTGGGGTATCTCTACTTGAATCCATTTTCCAGTTTTGGTTTGCACCTCAAGACCTTGCACATCATTTTGGCAAAGAATAGTTAAGGTGTTTTTGTCAGTGTGAGTCACCAATCCAATTTCACCTTCTTTGCTTGGACTTTTGTACTTCATTAGACGCAAAAAAACGGTACCCTTCATTAGCATGTCTTCAATGTCCCAAGTGTAGTGCTTTGGAAGCTCATAACCCTCTTCAATCATCTTCAAGATCATGTAATTCAGTTCCACCAACTTTGAACTTACGGAATTCATTGTCTCACTACCACATTGAATCAAAACAATTTATGTATATAACattgatattttctttaatAAGTTGCACACATAATTATTGTAGGACTTTCAAagtaagttttattttttttaagataaaatattGTTTTAGTCTTTAATATTTAAGTTAAGTACTAATTTTATTCTTgatatttaaaatatcttatttttattataaattttttattttgtcttatTTTTAACTTctgattaaaattatttttttaaatattaatttttttaggttacaacaaaaattataataattatagtGTTGATTTTagtaatttgataataaaagtagataaaaaaagaaataaaaaataataaaagaaaagtagTATTGTGGGGGAATTATTTTAGAGAAAAATAGAATGGAATATAACTTGTGGAAAAAAATAAgacattttaaatattagataaaaaaaatttaactgaactataaaaactaaaatataatattttaccGTTTCTTTTATATGgcttgtatatttttttaaaagagtgCCTGTTTGgcaaaatcaatttaattagtattaattttgtaaaaaaagatatatagaACGAAccatatatttattatttttaaaatattaaaaaatcgTTTTTTCTTTCGAAAATTTTTGTTTACTTTATTAAAATATCACTAAATTAAATGAGCTATATATGCTAGCTAGGAGAAGCTCGGAGCTCTATGCATGGGAGAGAAGCACCAAGGTAACAATTCATGAAATTAAGGAAAATTTTGGATGATATTGATTGCTGAACATTGGTTCGATCTTATAAAAGGTTTTGTGCTTTGATGCTGTGACTATTCCCAATTCCAACTttaaaaaactctaaaaatgAACAAAGGAAAATATTAGGACGCCTCAgataaaaatgtttaaaatatttttttaaaatgtattttttattaattaaagtttaatacataaattatattatttttattaaaattaggtcagataaattaatttaactgaaaaaatggtgaatcaagttttgaatcgatcttaattaatattattttttataaaaaataattaaaatattcttattataaaaaatgactaaaatactcttattatatatattttaaaaattttaaattctaactCTATGATGGCAGAGAAGTAAAGAactaaaatttagaattttcaaaaataatatgtataata includes:
- the LOC130936219 gene encoding probable 2-oxoglutarate-dependent dioxygenase AOP1, producing MREEGPSNGEKKSDDDEVGMMMIPCLDFSFNKKNNNNGLGSLEEWKKMMSKKVREACEKHGYFVLVCDDDEIVPKVLREKMLMGLKELFDLPEETKKKHQSTTKPYSSYTSSDCPVIPLNQSFGVCDSHVFHVSQEFTNLMWPHGNPSFCETMNSVSSKLVELNYMILKMIEEGYELPKHYTWDIEDMLMKGTVFLRLMKYKSPSKEGEIGLVTHTDKNTLTILCQNDVQGLEVQTKTGKWIQVEIPQNAYVVVVGDILKAWSNGRLHAVRHRVRMKGDKERYSFGVFTMPKDEAKIEVPPELIDGNTHPLRYHPFTYGDYIKFFVSNLNENALDEFAAL